From Phenylobacterium montanum, the proteins below share one genomic window:
- a CDS encoding GlxA family transcriptional regulator: MTDDAETQVIGFLLVPGFSAMAFFSALEPLRVANRLSGRPLYRWRVYSEDGEAVEASNGMRIVVDAVFGADSPPTLIVCAGFEPARSESRRTLAILRQLARAGVVLGALDTGAHVLAKAGLLTGVRVSLHWEAEPAFREEFPGIEVTEELFEVDGRIFTCAGGTAALDLMLDAIGRRHGPALAAAVSEQFIHDRIRSSHDHQRMELSARLKVTNAKVLSVVRLMERNLEQPLGPEALARQVGVTPRQLERLFAAELGVSPQRYYRELRLTRARHLLRQTDMPVIDVAMATGFSSVSALSRRYAAHFGEPPSRDRREDVASAVS, from the coding sequence ATGACGGACGATGCAGAGACCCAGGTGATCGGCTTCCTGCTGGTCCCCGGCTTTTCGGCCATGGCCTTCTTTTCGGCCCTGGAGCCCCTGCGCGTGGCCAACCGGCTGTCGGGGCGGCCGCTCTATCGCTGGCGGGTCTATTCCGAGGACGGGGAGGCGGTGGAGGCCTCCAACGGCATGCGGATCGTGGTCGATGCGGTGTTCGGGGCGGATTCGCCGCCGACCCTGATCGTCTGCGCTGGATTCGAGCCGGCCCGGTCGGAGAGTCGGCGCACCCTGGCCATCCTGCGCCAACTGGCGCGGGCTGGCGTGGTGCTGGGGGCGCTGGACACCGGCGCCCATGTCCTGGCCAAGGCGGGGTTGCTCACAGGTGTGCGGGTCTCGCTGCACTGGGAGGCCGAGCCGGCCTTTCGTGAGGAGTTTCCGGGGATCGAGGTCACCGAGGAGCTGTTCGAGGTGGACGGGCGCATCTTCACCTGCGCCGGCGGCACCGCGGCCCTGGACCTGATGCTGGACGCCATCGGGCGCCGGCACGGGCCGGCCCTGGCCGCGGCGGTGTCCGAGCAGTTCATCCACGACCGCATCCGCTCCAGCCACGACCACCAGCGCATGGAGCTCTCGGCCCGCCTGAAGGTGACCAACGCCAAGGTGCTCAGCGTCGTGCGGCTGATGGAGCGCAACCTGGAACAGCCGCTCGGCCCCGAGGCCTTGGCCCGCCAGGTCGGCGTCACCCCGCGCCAGCTGGAGCGGCTGTTCGCCGCCGAGCTGGGCGTCTCGCCGCAACGCTATTATCGCGAGCTGCGCCTGACCCGCGCCCGGCATCTCCTGCGCCAGACCGACATGCCGGTGATCGACGTAGCCATGGCCACCGGCTTCTCCTCGGTCTCTGCCCTCTCGCGCCGCTACGCCGCACACTTCGGCGAGCCGCCCAGCCGCGACCGGCGCGAGGACGTCGCCTCGGCGGTTTCCTGA
- a CDS encoding threonine ammonia-lyase, whose translation MSAPLTLDHVRAVAAQIRDHVNLTPIHSWRGPEVAARTGPGTEAVLKLELFQRTGTFKARGAINNLAQLDEAARARGIIAVSAGNHAIAAAWAAQTLGTSAKVVMIASANPARVARCKAYGAEVIMAPHGAAAFALANEIAEKEGRVMIHPFEGPNVAAGTATLGLEFHEQAGPMDAVIVPIGGGGLCAGVSWAIKQLQPTCKVYGVEPVGADSMTRSFAAGRPVDALPVTTIADSLGPPYSLPYSYQLCRENVDRIVLVDDDQLMDAMAVLFREMKLAVEPAGAATTAALFGPLKNELAGKRVGLIVCGANIDLETFSRQIARGNEISGRV comes from the coding sequence TTGTCTGCACCCCTGACTCTCGATCACGTCCGCGCGGTCGCCGCGCAGATTCGCGACCACGTCAACCTGACGCCGATCCACAGCTGGCGCGGGCCCGAGGTCGCCGCTCGCACGGGGCCGGGCACCGAGGCGGTGCTGAAGCTGGAGCTGTTCCAGCGCACCGGCACCTTCAAGGCCCGCGGCGCCATCAACAACCTGGCCCAGCTGGACGAGGCGGCCCGCGCACGGGGGATCATCGCCGTCAGCGCCGGCAACCACGCCATCGCCGCCGCCTGGGCCGCCCAGACTCTGGGGACCTCGGCCAAGGTGGTCATGATCGCCAGCGCCAATCCCGCCCGCGTCGCCCGCTGCAAGGCCTATGGCGCCGAGGTGATCATGGCCCCGCACGGCGCCGCCGCCTTCGCTCTGGCGAACGAGATCGCCGAGAAGGAGGGGCGGGTGATGATCCATCCCTTCGAAGGGCCGAACGTTGCGGCGGGCACGGCGACCCTGGGCCTCGAGTTCCATGAGCAGGCCGGGCCGATGGACGCGGTGATCGTGCCGATCGGCGGCGGCGGCCTCTGCGCCGGGGTCAGCTGGGCGATCAAGCAGTTGCAGCCCACCTGCAAGGTCTATGGCGTCGAGCCGGTGGGCGCCGACAGCATGACCCGCAGCTTCGCCGCCGGCCGGCCGGTGGACGCCCTGCCGGTGACCACCATCGCCGACAGCCTGGGGCCGCCCTATTCGCTGCCCTACAGCTACCAGCTCTGCCGGGAGAACGTGGACCGGATCGTGCTGGTGGACGACGACCAGCTGATGGACGCCATGGCGGTGCTGTTCCGCGAGATGAAGCTGGCGGTCGAACCCGCCGGTGCGGCCACCACCGCGGCCCTGTTCGGCCCCTTGAAGAACGAGCTGGCCGGCAAGCGGGTCGGCCTGATCGTCTGCGGCGCTAATATCGACCTGGAGACCTTCAGTCGCCAGATCGCGCGGGGTAACGAGATTTCGGGGCGGGTCTAG